The Candidatus Aminicenantes bacterium genome window below encodes:
- a CDS encoding 1-acyl-sn-glycerol-3-phosphate acyltransferase, with protein MGIITLKANMKNPFRYMDAYTSPQTVAPRFPSLCFYPWYMRLIFRYRRDVRRGAAGTGYFPARSLDVIRRIEHCGGRFVVTGLNYLRERSGPAVFVSNHMSTLETMVLPGFIHLFMPVTFVVKESLVKGPFFGPIMRSRDPVVVTRRNARADLISVLRDGKQKLKNGISIVLFPQGTRSRAFDSRQFNTLGVKLARSAGVPLIPLALKTDFWGNGLLIRPLGKLHPQRTIFMAFASPLDSTLESARMHEQTLFHIRSHLRDWGLPPTRIR; from the coding sequence ATGGGTATAATCACGTTGAAAGCCAACATGAAAAACCCGTTTCGATATATGGATGCCTACACCAGCCCGCAAACCGTTGCTCCCCGCTTTCCCAGTCTTTGTTTTTATCCCTGGTACATGCGGCTGATCTTTCGTTACCGCCGTGACGTGCGCCGCGGCGCCGCCGGTACGGGTTACTTTCCCGCACGTTCACTGGATGTGATTCGCCGCATTGAACACTGCGGCGGCCGTTTCGTTGTGACCGGGCTGAATTACCTGCGTGAACGCTCCGGCCCCGCCGTGTTTGTTTCCAACCACATGAGTACACTGGAAACCATGGTCCTGCCCGGATTCATTCACTTGTTCATGCCGGTCACCTTCGTGGTTAAGGAATCACTGGTTAAAGGCCCTTTTTTCGGCCCCATCATGCGCTCGCGAGACCCCGTGGTAGTGACGCGACGCAATGCCCGCGCCGACCTGATCTCAGTGTTGCGTGACGGCAAACAGAAATTGAAAAACGGCATTTCCATCGTTCTTTTTCCGCAGGGAACACGTTCGCGGGCTTTTGATTCCCGGCAATTCAACACATTGGGAGTCAAACTGGCACGCAGTGCCGGAGTCCCCCTGATTCCCCTGGCATTAAAGACCGATTTTTGGGGCAACGGCTTGCTGATACGACCGCTGGGCAAACTGCATCCGCAGCGCACCATCTTTATGGCCTTCGCGTCCCCATTGGACTCGACTTTGGAATCCGCGCGAATGCACGAACAGACCCTGTTCCATATCCGCAGCCACCTGCGCGATTGGGGATTGCCCCCCACCCGCATTCGCTAA
- a CDS encoding TolC family protein translates to MIQAIEEVLMKRWLWLLILVGILAGPVAAGDGTRELTLDQALKMALENNTGFEIQRQEVRMAKFRLRQNLGFLPKVNLSGAKNLDEKLMVLEMPSMVPGGEPTEVTLDFTMDYEFTFQIVQPVFTGGKIWHTFRNARLDVEMSQEKVKAGRDELVVNVTKTFHNLLVLNELEKAHREARKLAQRNLKNVSVRNELGMASRYDLLRAQLNLRATEPDLLNVRKLIRLTRENLRHVVGLAPGTEVRATGKLSFQQINVDQAELIRAALQNRSEIRQLELERRKAANLLKIAYAAYLPDLSIVAQYNYRSNAFRFVEGNWNDYYTINLSISLPIFTGLKRSGQVGELRVLNKTLRMQAEELDEATRIQIQNLCLTLEQEYQNILSAEKSVETAQEGVRIAELNYEEGMITILELNASYNSLTQAKVARLQAMYNYTVAATELEKLTGVSLKGGEQ, encoded by the coding sequence ATGATTCAGGCAATTGAGGAGGTACTAATGAAACGATGGTTGTGGCTCTTGATCTTAGTGGGAATTCTCGCCGGTCCGGTCGCCGCCGGCGACGGAACCAGGGAATTGACATTGGACCAGGCTCTCAAAATGGCCCTGGAGAACAATACCGGGTTTGAGATTCAGCGTCAGGAAGTGCGCATGGCCAAATTCCGTTTGCGCCAGAACCTGGGTTTTCTTCCGAAAGTGAACTTGTCCGGGGCAAAGAACCTGGACGAAAAACTGATGGTACTGGAAATGCCCTCCATGGTTCCCGGTGGGGAGCCCACCGAGGTTACTCTGGACTTTACCATGGATTACGAGTTCACCTTTCAGATCGTGCAACCCGTATTTACCGGAGGCAAGATCTGGCATACATTCCGGAACGCGCGCCTGGATGTGGAAATGTCCCAGGAGAAAGTAAAGGCCGGGCGGGATGAACTGGTGGTGAATGTCACCAAGACGTTTCACAACCTGCTGGTGCTGAACGAGTTGGAAAAAGCCCACCGGGAAGCACGAAAATTGGCGCAACGGAACTTGAAAAACGTTTCGGTCAGAAATGAGCTGGGAATGGCCTCAAGATATGACCTGTTGCGCGCGCAACTCAATCTCCGCGCCACGGAGCCGGACCTGCTCAATGTGCGCAAATTGATCCGCCTTACGCGGGAAAATCTGAGGCATGTCGTGGGCCTTGCACCGGGAACCGAAGTACGGGCAACGGGAAAATTGAGTTTTCAACAGATCAACGTGGACCAGGCGGAGTTGATCCGGGCGGCTTTGCAAAACCGCTCGGAAATCCGTCAACTGGAATTGGAGCGCCGCAAGGCGGCCAATCTGCTGAAGATTGCCTATGCCGCCTATTTGCCAGACCTCTCCATTGTGGCTCAGTACAACTACCGTTCCAATGCCTTCCGCTTTGTCGAGGGAAACTGGAATGATTATTACACCATCAACCTTTCAATCAGCCTGCCGATTTTCACGGGCTTGAAAAGAAGTGGTCAAGTGGGGGAATTGCGGGTGCTGAACAAGACCCTGCGCATGCAGGCAGAAGAACTGGATGAAGCCACCCGCATTCAGATCCAGAACCTGTGCTTGACCCTGGAGCAGGAATACCAGAATATCCTCAGCGCGGAAAAAAGTGTGGAAACCGCACAGGAGGGTGTGCGTATTGCTGAGTTGAATTATGAAGAGGGGATGATTACGATCCTGGAACTGAATGCGTCATACAACAGCCTGACCCAGGCGAAAGTCGCCCGCTTGCAGGCAATGTACAATTACACGGTTGCGGCCACTGAACTGGAAAAACTGACGGGAGTCAGTCTCAAGGGAGGAGAGCAATGA
- the fusA gene encoding elongation factor G, whose product MDTPRIQKIRNIGIVAHIDAGKTTTTERMLFFTGRTRKMGEVHDGQAVMDFMKQEQERGITISSAAITTFWNDHTINIIDTPGHIDFTLEVERSLRVLDGIIMVFCGVGGVEPQSETVWHQADRYKVPRIAFVNKMDRQGADLLQTIDMMNEMLDANAIAFQLPMGSELDFYGIIDLVSLTAHEYSGLERHEVPIPETYRETAFKMRERLVETLADFSDALMEKFLNEEEIAAEDIRAAARHAVLNLLITPVFCGSAFKNKGIQLLLDALVDYLPSPIDRGIILGHDPVDPVKTLSRKPASNRPFSALAFKIINDNFVGQQTFIRVYSGELKAGSYVYNSTTAKRERVGRIMRIHASKREDVEVLGAGSIGALIGMKSTMTGNTLCSEDHPILLEAIHTPDTVLDMKIEPVTQKDRDRMAVALNKMSMEDPSFRVRFDDETGESVVSGMGELHLEVVVDRLRTEHKVDVEVGEPAVAFRETITREVSHAHKFKKQTGGHGQYAHVEFRLEPKEEGGLEFVDHVKGGNIPREYIPAVERAFVDTMAKGLLAGYPMVNVRFVLTDGSYHAVDSSEMAFRACTQQALKQAVKKAGAQLLEPMMKIEINTPDEFMGDIIGDINRRRGRIDNMRRYRKGSQKLSGRVPLMEMFGYASVLRTLSSGRANYSMEFLNYNPLPRTIEEKILEEKRARDRRDLH is encoded by the coding sequence ATGGACACACCCAGGATACAGAAGATCCGCAATATCGGTATTGTCGCCCATATCGACGCCGGCAAGACCACCACCACGGAGCGCATGCTCTTTTTTACGGGGCGCACGCGCAAGATGGGGGAGGTCCATGACGGGCAGGCGGTGATGGATTTCATGAAGCAGGAACAGGAACGTGGAATCACGATTTCATCCGCGGCCATCACGACTTTCTGGAACGACCACACCATCAACATCATCGATACGCCGGGGCACATCGATTTTACCCTGGAAGTGGAACGGTCCCTGCGCGTGCTGGATGGCATTATCATGGTGTTCTGCGGCGTGGGCGGAGTGGAACCCCAGAGCGAGACGGTATGGCACCAGGCGGATCGCTACAAGGTGCCCCGCATCGCCTTTGTCAACAAGATGGACCGGCAGGGTGCTGACCTGCTGCAAACCATCGACATGATGAACGAAATGCTGGATGCCAACGCCATTGCTTTCCAGCTCCCCATGGGCAGTGAGCTCGATTTTTACGGCATCATCGATCTGGTAAGCCTCACGGCGCATGAATACTCCGGTCTTGAACGCCACGAGGTGCCGATACCTGAGACATATCGGGAAACCGCGTTCAAGATGAGAGAACGGTTGGTGGAAACCCTGGCCGATTTCAGCGATGCGCTCATGGAAAAATTTCTCAACGAGGAGGAAATCGCAGCGGAAGATATTCGTGCCGCCGCTCGGCACGCGGTGCTGAACCTGTTGATTACTCCGGTTTTCTGCGGATCCGCTTTTAAAAACAAGGGAATCCAGCTTTTACTGGATGCTTTGGTGGACTACCTGCCCTCTCCCATTGACCGGGGCATCATCCTGGGTCATGATCCGGTGGACCCGGTCAAGACGTTAAGTCGCAAGCCCGCATCCAACCGGCCTTTCTCGGCCCTGGCGTTTAAAATCATCAACGACAACTTCGTGGGTCAACAGACCTTTATCCGTGTCTATTCGGGTGAATTGAAAGCGGGATCCTACGTCTACAACTCAACCACGGCCAAGCGGGAAAGAGTGGGGCGTATCATGCGCATTCACGCCAGCAAGCGTGAAGATGTCGAGGTCCTGGGCGCAGGATCGATCGGCGCCCTGATCGGCATGAAGTCCACCATGACGGGCAACACCTTGTGCAGTGAGGACCATCCCATCCTGTTGGAGGCCATTCATACGCCCGACACCGTGCTGGATATGAAAATCGAGCCGGTTACTCAGAAGGACCGCGATCGCATGGCCGTGGCCCTGAACAAGATGTCCATGGAAGACCCTTCGTTCCGCGTGCGCTTTGATGATGAAACCGGGGAAAGCGTGGTTTCCGGCATGGGGGAGTTGCACCTGGAGGTCGTTGTGGATCGCCTGCGCACGGAGCACAAGGTTGACGTGGAAGTGGGAGAACCCGCGGTGGCTTTCCGGGAAACCATTACCCGCGAAGTCAGCCACGCACACAAGTTTAAAAAGCAGACCGGCGGGCACGGTCAATATGCCCACGTGGAATTCCGGCTTGAGCCCAAAGAAGAGGGCGGACTGGAATTCGTGGACCATGTCAAGGGCGGCAATATCCCCCGGGAATACATTCCGGCGGTGGAACGCGCTTTTGTGGATACAATGGCCAAAGGACTGCTGGCCGGATATCCCATGGTGAATGTGCGTTTTGTTCTCACAGACGGGTCGTACCACGCTGTGGACTCCAGCGAGATGGCGTTTCGCGCATGTACCCAGCAGGCATTGAAGCAGGCGGTAAAAAAGGCCGGCGCCCAATTGTTGGAGCCGATGATGAAAATCGAAATAAACACCCCGGATGAATTCATGGGCGATATCATTGGTGACATCAACCGTCGTCGCGGACGCATCGACAACATGCGCCGTTACCGCAAGGGTTCACAGAAATTGTCGGGCAGGGTTCCCTTGATGGAGATGTTCGGGTATGCCTCCGTACTGCGGACTTTGTCAAGTGGGCGGGCCAACTATTCCATGGAGTTTCTGAACTACAATCCCTTGCCGCGCACCATAGAGGAAAAGATCCTGGAAGAGAAAAGGGCACGTGACCGCCGCGACCTGCATTGA
- a CDS encoding efflux RND transporter periplasmic adaptor subunit yields the protein MKKRMIVVVAAALLAAACGPDKQEQTGPEKLAINVAVAPVQKGVFTRVLNYTGTVMPWKQAGIIPDVSGRVERILVKQGDTVRRGQLLAELDTTSLELQRKQAVAAAAIAGAALKDARVNAERMRKLHERNAVSSMQLEKAELALESALTQKQSAEANLNLVRHHLKSARMSAPFDGIITARHLDEGDMINPQMGGGFGVLTLMDLSRVKVKIDVVAEDIEKISVGMPCSVKVSTLADRMFTGTIYTKTLAADTASKTFQVEVRVENPDMAIKAGVFAAVAIEVEKIENVFMLPLSALIGEDRVVVYDNGFARLTRIQVGLRNETYFEVLGGLEPGAQVVVDGNYDLTDGAPIRISGEKP from the coding sequence ATGAAAAAACGCATGATAGTGGTTGTGGCCGCGGCGCTGTTGGCCGCGGCCTGCGGTCCGGATAAGCAGGAGCAGACGGGACCGGAGAAACTGGCCATCAACGTGGCGGTGGCTCCGGTGCAGAAAGGTGTGTTCACCCGGGTCCTGAACTATACGGGAACGGTGATGCCCTGGAAGCAGGCCGGCATTATTCCCGATGTGTCCGGACGGGTGGAACGCATCCTGGTCAAACAGGGCGATACGGTTCGGCGCGGCCAACTTTTGGCGGAGCTGGATACGACCAGCCTGGAACTGCAGCGGAAGCAGGCAGTCGCCGCCGCGGCCATAGCTGGTGCGGCATTGAAAGATGCCCGCGTCAATGCCGAGCGCATGCGCAAACTGCATGAACGCAACGCCGTTTCCAGCATGCAGTTGGAAAAAGCTGAACTGGCCCTGGAATCCGCATTGACCCAGAAACAGAGCGCAGAGGCAAATTTGAACCTGGTGCGGCACCACCTGAAATCGGCCCGTATGAGCGCGCCTTTTGACGGCATCATCACCGCCCGTCACCTGGATGAGGGCGACATGATCAATCCTCAGATGGGAGGGGGTTTCGGTGTATTGACCCTCATGGATCTGAGCCGTGTCAAAGTGAAAATCGACGTTGTGGCCGAAGATATCGAGAAGATCTCTGTGGGCATGCCCTGTTCAGTGAAAGTGAGTACGCTGGCAGACCGCATGTTTACCGGAACGATTTACACCAAAACCCTGGCCGCGGACACGGCTTCCAAGACCTTTCAGGTAGAGGTGCGTGTCGAAAATCCGGACATGGCGATCAAGGCGGGGGTATTCGCCGCCGTCGCCATTGAAGTGGAAAAAATCGAAAACGTTTTCATGTTACCCCTGTCGGCGCTGATCGGCGAAGACCGGGTGGTTGTGTACGACAACGGCTTTGCCCGCCTCACCCGCATCCAGGTCGGGCTACGTAACGAGACCTATTTCGAGGTACTCGGAGGCTTGGAGCCCGGCGCCCAGGTGGTTGTGGACGGTAACTACGATTTAACTGACGGAGCGCCGATCCGTATTTCCGGAGAAAAGCCATGA
- a CDS encoding HAD family phosphatase: MINITDNANLPIRPKLSMLITDLDGTLLPRDQRFHDRDIQVLNELGRMGIKRVIATGRNLHSLRKVVPTDFPVDHIVFSSGAGIMDWPQQRLIYQAGMALGRTKEIMQVLDRRRWNHMIHRRVPHNHWFWYRRFMNEKSDFSLRLRRYRGFACMRPQSLNGLGVGVSQFIVIMPPLRNRLNRLRCILGSRCHVIRATSPLDNRSMWIELMPRGVSKASGIEELCRRLGITRKATAALGNDYNDLDMLRSMGSAAVTWDAPEEMHREFPAVGAGREGILNAFLCDINHPRSGNGL, translated from the coding sequence TTGATAAACATTACGGATAACGCGAATCTTCCCATTCGGCCAAAATTGTCCATGCTGATTACCGATCTGGATGGTACGTTGTTGCCCCGCGATCAGCGGTTCCATGACCGGGACATTCAAGTCTTGAATGAATTGGGGCGCATGGGGATCAAACGCGTCATTGCCACCGGGCGAAATCTCCACTCTTTGCGCAAAGTGGTACCCACTGATTTCCCCGTGGATCACATTGTGTTTTCATCCGGAGCGGGAATCATGGATTGGCCGCAACAGCGGCTGATTTACCAGGCCGGTATGGCGTTGGGGCGTACAAAAGAAATCATGCAGGTTCTGGATCGGCGGCGCTGGAATCACATGATTCATCGCCGTGTGCCCCACAACCACTGGTTCTGGTACCGCAGATTTATGAATGAAAAAAGCGATTTTTCACTGCGCTTGCGTCGCTATCGGGGCTTCGCCTGCATGCGTCCGCAGAGTCTGAACGGATTGGGGGTGGGCGTATCGCAGTTCATTGTGATCATGCCGCCGCTGCGAAACCGCCTGAACCGGCTGCGTTGCATTCTGGGCTCCCGTTGTCATGTGATCCGTGCCACCTCGCCGTTGGACAACCGCTCCATGTGGATCGAACTCATGCCCCGGGGCGTATCCAAAGCATCCGGCATAGAAGAGTTGTGTCGGCGATTGGGGATTACACGCAAAGCCACTGCCGCTCTGGGCAATGATTACAATGATTTGGACATGTTGCGGAGCATGGGCAGCGCGGCGGTGACATGGGATGCACCCGAGGAAATGCATCGGGAGTTTCCCGCGGTTGGCGCCGGCCGGGAGGGCATCCTGAATGCCTTTCTCTGCGACATCAACCATCCGCGAAGCGGGAACGGGCTTTAG
- a CDS encoding rhodanese-like domain-containing protein has product MKRFVSRTLLETLLILVAGLVVALVVNALRNQGLPLATAYQPQPEVEQAVLRDISRIDLDTLKALMEADMVLLVDAREESAYRIGHIPGARNLPLSRKESAYDEFQDELNAGLTVVTYCIDPECLDSAFLASWLQDRGIHDVMVYDGGIEGWRAAGNRIELPGGMK; this is encoded by the coding sequence ATGAAACGTTTTGTCAGTCGCACTCTGCTCGAAACGCTCTTGATCCTTGTTGCCGGCCTGGTGGTCGCCCTGGTGGTCAACGCCCTGCGCAATCAGGGCTTGCCCTTGGCCACCGCCTATCAGCCGCAGCCTGAGGTTGAGCAAGCCGTTTTGCGCGATATCTCAAGGATCGACCTGGATACCCTGAAAGCGTTGATGGAAGCGGACATGGTGCTGCTGGTGGATGCCAGGGAAGAATCGGCTTACCGGATTGGACACATCCCCGGAGCGCGGAACCTGCCGCTCAGCCGCAAAGAGTCCGCTTACGATGAGTTTCAGGATGAACTGAATGCCGGTCTCACCGTAGTGACGTATTGCATCGACCCGGAGTGCCTGGATTCGGCTTTTCTGGCTTCCTGGCTGCAAGACAGGGGGATACACGACGTAATGGTCTATGATGGCGGGATCGAGGGCTGGCGCGCCGCTGGAAACAGGATTGAACTCCCGGGAGGCATGAAGTGA
- a CDS encoding DoxX family membrane protein, protein MVCRLLLGGVFIYASLDKIAHPAAFADILYNYQLIPAWMIHPLAVWLPWLELLAGIFLIAGVFAQGAALLLGGLLLVFVAALGINLLRGLSIDCGCFTTTAGTHTGGMIELIVRDLLLLIPALLIIRRGLPRVGQRGE, encoded by the coding sequence ATGGTATGCCGCCTGCTTCTGGGAGGTGTTTTTATCTACGCCAGCCTGGACAAGATCGCACATCCCGCCGCTTTCGCCGACATTCTATACAATTACCAGCTGATTCCCGCCTGGATGATCCACCCCCTGGCTGTCTGGCTGCCTTGGCTGGAACTCTTGGCGGGGATATTCCTGATTGCCGGTGTGTTTGCTCAAGGCGCCGCGTTGCTGTTGGGCGGCCTCTTGCTGGTTTTTGTCGCCGCGCTGGGAATTAACCTGCTTCGCGGCTTGAGCATTGATTGCGGCTGTTTTACCACCACGGCTGGCACGCACACTGGCGGAATGATCGAGCTGATTGTTCGCGACCTGCTGCTCCTGATCCCCGCCTTGCTGATTATTCGCCGGGGATTGCCGCGTGTTGGGCAACGCGGGGAATAA
- a CDS encoding efflux RND transporter permease subunit: MKIVEFSLRHRVTVTMVVAVILIFGYMAFSGLGLDMLPDIDSPYVSVVTSYSGVSSEDIEESVTRPMEQWIATVSNVKQLNSISQEGISTIMVEFESGTNLDFAAQDIRDRIGQFQRYLPTDAGQPMVVKFNFADMPILMYGITGGKRDLIDLKDYIDEEVATRLERLDGVASVVVFSPEEMEVLVNVEKGKLESRRLSITQVVAAIQASNINLPSGYIDERHGEYLIRTLGEFKRVEEIGGVMVGAGRRGEPVFLRDIATVKETHKEIRNLARVQGTKGVHAIVTKSSGANTVLVARRVKQALEEIKPTLDPDLKFSIGMDFSDIIERMVSKSANTVVVGGILAMLLIFLFLRNLRPTIAIGIAIPLSVIVTFIALYLSGFTLNLITLGGLAVGVGMLVDNAVVVIENIFRHLEAGKSPFDSARIGTSEVGTAIIASTLTTIAVFFPMALSQGMSGEMSRELAVAVSFSLLASLFVALTIIPLLASWLFKTGHGTGSKTVDLGRKHFAKAREWYRVRLRWALGRRRIVVVSTVILLALSIVLAANLGGEFMPQSDQNMILLKVSMPVGTNLAETDRVIRYVESQAIKDSNVISTMVQVGADDSESGGASEMSAAGSHEAILFAFLKTSSERDISDQQILEEWRRHFPDLEKGRVQSINMGSAMMGTSTSPIEFAFFGRDLDVLDSLTHRVADAIKNVEGIRDVQTSMEERKPEMRLLLRKEELSRLGLTPFDVSSQVRAMTIGTVASRMHLKGEERDIRVRIRKHDRATVDNLRGLPIMTPAGGKVYLGQVADFVRSTGPVRINRENQVRKVSVTANYVDRDLTRVVGDIMAAAGPIIGNLPEGYFSEMGGQFKDMKEAFSTMLLALLLAVVLVYAVMASQFENFKYPFIIMFTIPLAFIGTAVLLALTGKNVNLPSIMGFVMLAGIVVNNGIVMVDYINQLIREGADTLESVIEGAVVRLRPILITALSTILGMLPMALSTSEGSAMRSPMAIALIGGLLASTLLTLFVVPILYTYFSRVPKKEINVLKS; the protein is encoded by the coding sequence ATGAAGATCGTTGAATTCTCATTGCGCCACAGGGTCACGGTAACCATGGTGGTGGCGGTGATCCTGATTTTCGGCTATATGGCTTTTTCCGGACTGGGTCTCGATATGCTGCCGGATATCGACAGCCCCTACGTTTCGGTGGTGACTTCTTATTCCGGGGTATCTTCGGAAGATATCGAGGAAAGCGTCACCCGTCCGATGGAACAATGGATCGCCACGGTCAGCAACGTCAAGCAATTGAACTCGATATCGCAGGAAGGGATTTCCACCATCATGGTGGAGTTTGAATCGGGAACAAACCTGGATTTTGCCGCCCAGGATATCCGTGACCGCATCGGCCAGTTTCAGCGATACCTGCCCACGGATGCCGGTCAACCCATGGTGGTGAAGTTTAATTTCGCCGATATGCCCATCCTGATGTATGGCATTACCGGAGGCAAACGCGACCTGATTGACCTGAAGGATTACATCGATGAGGAGGTTGCCACGCGCCTGGAAAGGCTGGACGGAGTGGCTTCGGTAGTGGTGTTTTCTCCGGAAGAGATGGAAGTACTGGTCAACGTGGAAAAGGGTAAGCTCGAATCCCGCAGGTTGTCCATCACCCAGGTAGTGGCTGCCATCCAGGCGTCCAATATCAACCTGCCATCCGGCTATATCGATGAACGTCACGGTGAATATCTCATCCGCACCCTGGGTGAGTTCAAAAGGGTTGAAGAGATCGGCGGGGTGATGGTGGGTGCCGGACGCCGCGGTGAACCGGTATTCCTGCGAGATATCGCTACGGTAAAAGAGACCCACAAGGAGATCCGCAACCTGGCACGCGTGCAGGGCACCAAAGGCGTTCACGCCATTGTTACAAAAAGCTCCGGCGCCAACACCGTGCTTGTGGCCAGGCGTGTCAAGCAGGCCCTTGAAGAGATCAAGCCCACGCTGGATCCGGACCTGAAATTTTCCATCGGCATGGATTTTTCCGATATCATCGAGCGCATGGTCAGCAAGAGTGCCAATACGGTTGTTGTGGGCGGCATCCTGGCCATGTTGCTGATCTTTCTTTTCCTGCGCAATCTGCGGCCCACCATCGCCATCGGCATCGCCATTCCCCTTTCCGTAATCGTTACCTTTATCGCCCTGTACCTGTCCGGGTTCACCCTGAATCTGATCACACTGGGCGGCCTGGCTGTGGGGGTGGGCATGCTGGTGGACAACGCCGTGGTGGTGATTGAAAACATCTTCCGTCACCTTGAAGCCGGGAAGTCTCCCTTTGATTCGGCCCGCATCGGCACCTCGGAAGTGGGCACTGCCATCATCGCCTCCACCCTGACCACCATCGCCGTGTTTTTCCCCATGGCGCTTTCGCAAGGCATGTCGGGGGAAATGTCGCGGGAACTGGCCGTGGCGGTGTCTTTTTCTCTGCTGGCATCACTCTTTGTGGCCCTGACCATTATCCCGTTGTTGGCTTCATGGCTGTTTAAAACCGGCCATGGCACCGGCAGCAAAACCGTTGACCTGGGCCGCAAACACTTTGCCAAGGCCAGGGAATGGTACCGCGTCCGGTTGCGCTGGGCCCTGGGCCGCCGGCGCATTGTGGTTGTTTCCACCGTGATTCTGCTCGCGTTGTCTATTGTTCTAGCGGCAAATCTCGGCGGTGAGTTCATGCCCCAGAGTGATCAGAATATGATTCTGCTCAAAGTCAGTATGCCCGTCGGCACGAACCTTGCCGAGACCGATCGCGTGATCCGGTACGTGGAATCACAGGCCATCAAGGATTCGAATGTGATCTCCACCATGGTCCAGGTCGGGGCGGATGACAGTGAGAGCGGCGGCGCCTCGGAAATGAGCGCTGCAGGTTCACACGAAGCGATCTTATTTGCTTTCCTGAAGACCAGCAGTGAACGGGATATTTCGGACCAACAGATCCTGGAGGAGTGGCGGCGTCATTTCCCGGACCTGGAAAAAGGCCGCGTGCAATCGATCAACATGGGCTCCGCCATGATGGGCACTTCAACCAGCCCCATTGAGTTTGCCTTTTTCGGGCGTGATCTGGATGTTCTGGATTCCCTGACCCATCGTGTGGCCGATGCCATTAAAAATGTCGAAGGGATTCGCGACGTGCAGACCAGTATGGAGGAACGCAAACCCGAGATGCGCTTGTTGCTCAGAAAAGAAGAACTGTCACGCCTGGGCCTGACGCCTTTCGATGTTTCCAGCCAGGTACGCGCCATGACCATTGGCACCGTGGCCAGTCGCATGCACCTGAAAGGCGAGGAACGCGATATCCGCGTACGCATTCGTAAACACGACCGGGCCACAGTAGACAACTTGCGCGGTTTGCCCATCATGACCCCCGCGGGCGGCAAAGTCTACCTGGGCCAAGTGGCCGATTTCGTACGTTCTACCGGCCCTGTGCGCATCAACCGCGAGAACCAGGTACGCAAAGTCAGTGTTACCGCCAACTACGTTGACCGGGATCTGACCCGGGTGGTAGGCGACATCATGGCAGCGGCCGGTCCCATTATCGGCAACCTGCCGGAAGGCTATTTTTCAGAGATGGGCGGCCAGTTCAAGGATATGAAAGAAGCGTTTTCCACCATGCTGCTGGCCCTGTTGCTGGCCGTGGTGCTGGTGTATGCGGTCATGGCGTCCCAGTTCGAGAACTTCAAGTACCCCTTTATCATCATGTTTACCATTCCGCTGGCGTTTATCGGAACCGCCGTGCTGTTGGCCCTTACCGGAAAAAACGTCAACCTGCCTTCCATCATGGGCTTTGTAATGCTGGCCGGCATCGTGGTCAACAACGGCATCGTGATGGTAGACTACATCAATCAATTGATCCGCGAAGGCGCAGATACGTTGGAATCCGTCATCGAGGGAGCGGTGGTGCGGTTGCGCCCCATTCTCATTACCGCCCTGTCGACCATCCTGGGCATGCTGCCCATGGCCCTGTCCACAAGCGAAGGCTCAGCCATGCGTTCGCCCATGGCCATCGCCCTGATCGGCGGGCTGCTGGCATCGACCCTGCTCACCCTGTTCGTGGTTCCCATCCTCTACACCTACTTCTCCCGCGTGCCCAAAAAAGAAATCAACGTCCTGAAAAGCTGA